CCGCCGCGTCAATAAAAATTTGCATTTTGTGATCCGTAACGTCAATTTCCGCACAGATCCCGATGATCCGCAAAGACGTTCCCTAGAGAGATCGTTTAGCGACTCCGTTCTCTACTCTCTGGAAATTAAAGGCTTCGATGCTGATCGCAACACCTTATTGGTGGATATGGGTGAGTTGTTGCTGGGAGACTTTCCGGGTTTAAGTTCTATCTTTCAGTGGGTTTTAGGTACGCCTTACGAACTTGATGCCGAGAAATCTTATTTCGGCAGTGCTAACTCTTTCCCGATGAACGTCGAGATCGAGTCGGTTTACAGTTTTTCCGTTACTGAGGGAGAAGAAAATGCCTATTTACCCAGCTTGCCAGATAGCCGTGCGTTTACCCTGCGCCTGCATTACAGCTTATCTCAGCTTAATGATACTAACGGCTACCGTCCGCGCTTAGCCGATGATCGAGTTGGCTATTTTATGACTGTTTACAAGGATTTTTCTAACGACTACAACAAAGATCCTTTTGTGCGTTATATCAACCGCTGGCATTTGGAAAAGCAGAATCCCAGCGCTTTAATTTCTCCGCCAAAAGAACCTATTGTGTTTTGGATAGATAACGCGGTGCCGGTGGAATATCGCGACTCTATTCGGGAGGGGGTGCTGCTGTGGAATAAAGCGTTTGAGAAAGCGGGATACCAAAATGCGATAGACGTGCGGCAGATGCCGGATGAGGCTGAGTGGGACCCGGCTGATGTGCGTTACAACACAATCCGCTGGATTAATTCTCTGGATGGTGCGTTTGCCATGGGTCCTTCGCGGGTTAACCCGCTTACCGGCCAAATATTGGACGCAGATATTATCGTAGATGCAAATTTCGTGCGAGCCATCAAGCGAGAGTATGGCACGCTTGTTGAACAAAACCCATCAAGCAGTTCTTCTTTGTTTTCTGGGGTTGCCGGCAACTCTGAGTTGTGTGCGTTTAATACAATTGCCCGCTATCTTCCTAACAAAGAAGGTAAAACCGGCACACCCAATCAAGCGCAAGAGATGGCTGTATTAGGCCGGCTCATGCAAAGTCACGATCTCTGCTATGGGATGCAATCTGCCGATCAGTTTTCCGTCGGGGCAATGTCGCTGTCGTTAATGAATAACCTCAGTCCTGACAGTTCGCAGATGAAAGAGTATGTGCATCAATTTGTGCGTTCGCTCATCGCCCATGAAGTCGGACATACCTTGGGGTTGAGACACAATTTCCACGCCAGTACGATGTTGATGCCTCAAGATTTGAATAACACCACTATTACCCAAAGCAAGGGGTTAGCGTCGTCTGTGATGGACTACTTGCCGGTCAATTTGGCACCCATTGGCGTAGAGCAAGGAGATTACTATCCAGCGGTGGTTGGCCCTTATGATGAGTGGGCGATCCAGTATGGCTACCAAACCGGCCCAGGGACAGCCCCACAAGATGAGGTGCGGTTCCTCGAAAAAATTGCCCAGCGTGCGCCTAACTCGGACTTGGCTTACGCCACGGACGAGGACATCTGGTTTGACGATATTAATCCCTTTGCTCACCCATTCGATCTCAGTGGAGACGTGCTGCTTTACTCGCAGCAGCAAATGGATAATGCCCGCTATATGTGGCAGCGTCTGGAAAAACGTTATTTGCCCAAGGGCGAGAGTTACAATGAGCTGCGCGTGTTGTTTAACACGGTGTTTGACTACTATTTCCAGCAGGCTTATTTTGTCTCGCAATATGTAGGGGGGCAGTCGTTCACCCGCAACCATGCCGGAGATCCCAACGGACGTGCTCCATTTATGCCGGTGCCGGCAGCCAAGCAGCGTCAGGCGCTAGCCACGTTGCAAACGTATGTCTTTAATGACAATGCGTTTAATTTTTCTCCAGAACTGCTCAATAATTTAGCACCGTCGCGCTGGGTTCATTGGGGTAACTACGCCCCGGTTTTCCGCTTAGATTATCCGATTTACGAGGAAATTTCTTTTCTACAGCGGGTGGTACTGCGAGTGCTAATGCATCCCCAACGTTTAGCACGTCTGCGGGATGCTGAAATTAAGGCGCAACCGGGAGTCTCGTTAACACTGCCGGAACTGTTTGACACGTTGCAGCAAGGTGTGTGGACAGAGGTAATGGTAGAGGGGATGCCGGTGGAGATTTCCAGCCTTCGCCGGTCTCTGCAGCGGGAATACTTGGATATTCTGACGCAGATGGTACTCCGCCAGTCGGAAACCCCTCAAGATGCCCGAACCCTGGCGTGGTATAAATTGCGGCAGTTGCGTGAATCGCTGGATACCACCCTTGCCAAGGGCGCGAAATTTGACACTTACACGCAAGCGCACTTAGAAGAAACTCGCGATCGCATTACCAAAACATTGGATGCTCAGCTACAGAGTAGTTAAATAGAGCAGGGGGCATTGGGAGTTGGGAATTTTCTATGTTTTCCCCTCTTCCCTAGCCCCTCGTTTCTAGTCCCTTAGAAGTTAAAACCTACCCCGAACTGACCCTCTATATCAACGTCATCCAGAAATAGGAAGTTCACCATTCCGGTTAAAGTTAAGTCTTCGGTAAACAGGTAATCCGCACCGCCAGTGAGCATGAAATCAAATTCAGTGTCTTCCTCACTGTCAATGGAAAGGGCAACGCCTGCGCCACCAAAAAAGCCTAACCTATCTGCCGGTTCTCCGGTATCAAGGGTTGGCTGCTTGAACTCGACGGTAGCCGGCACGCGAAGGTCTAAGATGCCATTGCTAAATGCAACTGAGGGACGCGCAGATACGCTAAACGCTTGCTCTCGAAATGGCAAGTCAAACAGTCTGATTTTGCTGAGAACGACTAAGTCCAGGATGTCTTCGTTGTCGCCAATGTTACCGCCAATCCCGATGAAGTTGTTTCCGGGAATTCTTGTCCGTGTTTCAATCTGGGCAATGGCATCGGGGGCCTTTTCAGTGAAACCGGCCCGTTGTGTATTCACCGGCGCTGGGTTTAAATCAGCCGCAGCAGTTGAGTACGAACGATCCAACACGGGTTCAGTTGAGATCCGGTGAGTCGGGATTGTGGATGCCGGCACAGTAACGTTGCCGGTGAACGAGTCAGCCTCAGACACAGGCGCTGGGGCGGTGTCTGTTAAGACTGTTAAGCTTTCCTCAACTTCTGCTTTTGGCTCAATTGCGCTCTTTTGAGTTCGCGCTTGCTTGTTCTTTAAGGACTCAGATACTTGCTCCCATCGGCTTGCTGCCGGCTCTTGCAGGGATTCTTCTGCAACCGGCGCTTTAACAGACAGTACCGCCGCGCCACTCCTTTCTGCCGCAGCTGGCAAGCTGCCAAACATGACGCTTAAGGCGGTGAAAGTTACGATGGAAGACACACGCCTATTAATTATTTGTTTCACGGTCACTCCTCTTTTCTGATTGATGGCTCAATTCGATGTTGCGCTGTTTTACATCTAATTGGTATAGCCTTTAGGCTTAATCTATCCCAAGGTAGATTTCTGCCTGTTTGCTAAATCACAATAGCTTACTGCTATTTTGAACCAATAATCTGCCACAACTCAAGTAGTTAGGACACTAAAAAAATAAAGGAGGGAGAGAGAAGGAGAGAGGCAGAGGGGGAGAGGGGGAGAAACAATTATTTAGAGCAATGCAAATTGCTAGCAATCGGTAAAGCGCTAACACATAATTAAGTTTCAGCACTTTACACGGGCTTTAAGTTCTTGCATAAGGACAGAATTTAATATAAAGTTAGGGATTAGCTTTTAATTAGCAAAATAAACGGTTAACAAATGAGGGTGAGCGCAGGCTGAGGATTGATCGCAAGTACGAGTTGCCGGCGCTCAGACTGTCGGGACGAGTGCAAGTTTCGCTGACGCCCCTACCCAGATGAATTTAACTGGGAATCAAGATAATTTTGCAGTAGAAAGCGAGTTCTAGTAGAAACAAAAAAGGTTGAGCTTTTTGCTCAACCCCTAGAAAAAAACTAATTTCTGAAACCGGCAACTTTTCCAGTTATCTGGATGATAGCCAAGAAAAAATTAAATTCTTTAATGCCTCAGTTGCCGGCTTAGACAGGTAAACCGACAGCTAACTCTGTGGTTCGGGAATCGTAATATCAATCCCTGTCACCTTCGTCCCATTCCCTAAACTTGTCAGAGACGGTTGAATCGCCTCGGCATTTCCCACCACCAAAGTCACGAGGTTTTCAGGCTTCAGGTAAGTTTGAGCAACCCGCTGCACATCTGCAATGGTTGTGGCTTCAACAGCCCGCCGGTATTGGAAGATAAAATCTTCTGGGTAGCCATAATACTCGTATCGCATCAGGCGCGATAGAGTCTGCACAGGATCGGCAAAATTGAAAATAAAGGAATTGAGGGTCGATTCCTTGGCATAAGCCAGTTCTGCGGGAGTCACCGGCTCAGTGCGGATGCGCTCAAGTTCGCCCATAATTGCCTTAATGAATGGCACTGTGGCATCAGAGCGAGTTTGACCGGCAGCGACAAACACGCCGGGGTAATCATAACGGGGACTCCAAAAGCCATAAACCGTATAAGCCAAACCTTGACGGGAACGAATTTGGTTAAACAGCCGGCCACCAAAGCCATTGAGAACATCGTTGAGCACACTTAAGGCGGCATAGTCGGGACTGTTGAGCTGCCCCCCTAAGTGGCCCATCTGCACATAACTCTGAGTCAGTTGGGGTTGATCCACCAAAAAGACGCCACCTTTATTTGCCTGAGACACCGGCGGCAGCGCCGGCACTTGCAGTTGTGGATTAGCCGGCCAATTGCCAAACTGTTTTTCGACCAGCGCTTGCATTTGCTTGGTGTCAAAATCACCGACAATACCCAAAATCATATTGTTGGGATGGAAATATTGGCGGTGAAACTGAACGAGATCGTCGCGGGTAATTTTATTGATGGTGGCATACTCGCTGGTGCGAGCGTAAGGGCTGGTTTGCCCGTAAATTAGTTTTTGGAATTCACGACCGGCAATTTCATCGGGATCGTCGTTGCGCCTTGCAATTCCGCCCTGGCGTTGTTTTTTCGCCAAATCCAACTTGTCGGGGGCGAACACCGGCTGGCGGATCACCTCCGCGAATAGCCCAAACACTTCATTCAAATCTTCACTTAAGGCGCTAAAGCTGGCACTGGCTGTACTGCTATCTACTCCAGTTTCCACAGAAGCCGCCCGTTGCTCTAACAGCCGGTTTAGCTCATCGGGTGTATGCTGTGTCGTGCCGCCGATCCGCATTACTTGGCCCATCACTTCCGCCAGACCAACTTTTTCTGCCGGCTCAAAGCGATCGCCGGTGCGAAATAGCGCTGTACCGCTGACTAGAGGTAGTTCGCGATCCTCCATTAAGAATACAGTCATGCCATTGTTCAGCTCGTAGCGCGTATAATCTGGCACCTGAATTTCTGGCAGTGGCGGAAACTGCAATTCTGTGTAATGTTTGGCTGCCTGCGCCGTTGCCGGCAAGCGAAACACCATCACGAACAGCATCGCCACCACAAGCAGCCACGCCCATCTACTAGCCTTTTTGCGCTTCATCAACCCAAAGCCTTGCATACTTAATATTTCTCCTGTTTCCTGATTATTTGGGGAATGGGGCATTGGGAATGGGGAATGGGGCATGGGGCATTGATTGTTAATTCTCCCACTCTCCTACTCTCCCCCTCTCCCACTCTCCACTCACCCACTCAGCACTCAGCACTTAAAATCCTATTTCGGCAGCAAACGCCCAACGGTGCGGTTTTCAGGCCGGAAGGTGGTTTGGGCGACTCGCTGAATATCTGCCGGCGTGATGGCGGCAATGGCTTCCAGTTCTTTGAATAGGTTGCGCCACGAGCCGGTTTTAGCCTCATATTCCAACAGCAATTCAGCCATGCCTTCGTTGGAATCGAGTGATCGCAACACGCTAGCACGGGCTTGAGTTTTGACGCGATCCAGGTCTTCAGCAGACACCGGCTCGGTTTTCAGTCGCTCGATTTCTTCGCTCAATGCGGCTGCGACTTCGTCTACTGTGTGATTTGGGGCGGTTAGGGCGTAAAACAACATTAAGTTGGGGTACTTCTCACCGGGAAACCCACTGAAACCTTGCGCGTTTAACGCTAACTGCTTTTCTTCGACCAGGGACTTATAAAGTCGAGAGGTGCGCCCATCGCTTAGCAAGGAGCCGATCATTTCATAAATGACATGATCCGGGTGATTCATGGCAGGCCGATGGTAGCCTTCCAAATACCAAGGTTGAGATTGCAGTTGCAAGGTTACTTCCTGGGTTTGGGTTTGGGCAGGTTCCACAAGCTCAACATCGGGAGGTGCCGGCATTGCTTTGTAGCGACCAAAATAAACCTGTGCTAGCCGTTGCACTTCGGCTGAATCGACATCCCCCACAATAGCAATCGTGATATTGCTGGGGACGTAGTAAGTGTTATAAAACTGCTGAACATCCTCGCGCGTCAGGTTTTGGAGGTCTTTCAGGTAGCCGATGACGGGGCGTTTGTAGGGATGTACTTGGTAAGCTTTATCGAGAAATGCTTCGATCATCTGCCCGATGGGCGAGTTGTCGGTACGCAGACGCCGTTCTTCGATAACGACTTGCTTTTCTTTATAAAATTCCCGAAAGACGGGGTCGAGAAATCGCTCCGACTCTAGCGACATCCACAGTTCTAGCTTATTGGACGGGAAACTGTAGAAGTAGCGTGTAGCATCTGTGGAAGTTGTGGCATTGAGTCCGACGCCACCGGCTTGTTCCACAATTTGACCAAGTTCATTTTGCTTGCTAATGCTATTAGCTTGCGCCTCGACTTTCTCAAATTCTGCCTGAAGTTTTGTGACTTCGGCTTCTTTACCGGCTGCTTTTGCGGCTCGAATCTGCTTCGCTAATTGATCGAGCGTATCAAGCAGTGGCTTTTCCGCTTGGTAGTTTTGTGTGCCGATGCGGGTTGTGCCTTTAAAGGCTAAATGCTCTAAAAAGTGTGCAACGCCGGTTTTCCCTTCTGGCTCATTGGCACCGCCGACATCAGCGTAGGTGAGAAAGGAAACCACCGGCGCTTGATGTCTTTCTAGGACAATAAATTTCATCCCGTTATCGAGCGTAAATTCATTCACCCGCTCAATTACGCGATCTAAATAAGGCTGGATCGATTGAGCCTGTGTGCTAGTTTGCGGGGTACGAGCGAAAGCCGGTGCCGGTGGCATCCCCCACCACAGCAGCACCATTGCCACAATTATGGCTATAATGCGCTGCCACCCACTCTTGGGTTGCCGGTTGCGAGACGACTCAAATGGATCGATTGGACTCATAGAATACAAATTCACACGCTGCTATTCTTAGGATAAGGAATTTCAGATGGCCTGGTTTATTTAAAAAATAGCCTTCAAGCTTAACGAACTATGAAAGTTTTGGCTATTCACGAGCTAAGCATAGGAGAATAACGCTACAGATACTCAGTCTCTCTATTAATAGATTTTTATGCGCTTGTTTAACCGGCAACCTCCGTCCGAAGCTCAAACGCGCACCCGCATCTTGCAATCAGCGCAGCGGTTGTTCGCTAATAAAGGTTACGAGGGCACCACAACCCGCGATTTGGCTGCTGACGCGGGGGTGGCTGAAGGCACCTTATTTCGCCATTTTTCTAATAAAAAAGCGATTTTGGTAGAAGTTGCCACTCAGGGATGGGTAGATATTCTTACTGATTTGCTCACGGAATTGAGCGAAATGGGCAGTTATAAAGCCGTAGGACAGGTGATGCGCCGGCGAATGTTGCATCTGCGAGATAATGCGGACATGATGCGGGTGTGTTTTCTGGAGGCTCAGTTTCATCCAGATTTACGGGAGCGCATTCAAGCAGAAGTGATTGGTAAAATGACGGACGTTGCAGAAGCGTTTTTTCAAACTGCAATGGATCGGGGTGTTTACCGGCAGAGTAATCCCCGGATTGTCGCACAAGTTTTTCTGGGAATGTTTGCCGTTGCAGGATTTAGTCAAAGTACGCTCCTAGAGGAAGATGCTTCTCCTCAAGCTTTGTTAGAGATGGCAGAAGTTTTGGCTGATATTTTCCTCAATGGTGTTTTAAATAAGGGTGAATAGCGGCACTAAGGTTAGGGGTTAGGGTGCCGGTTAAATTTTCTCTGGCGGTATTTATAAAAGCCACAAAGTAGAGTCAGGCAAATGCCGCGATGACGTAAGTCTAGACGGCTGAGCTTGCTTCTGTTTAAATAGATCCAAATTTGAATAAAAAACCCAAGCTATTTACGGAGGTATTATGGCTACTTTTAGCGTGACAAATATTAATGATACTGGTGCCGGCTCCCTCAGACAGGCGATTATAGATGCGAATATTACAGCCGGCGCGGATACGATTACGTTTAATATTGCCGGTGCCGGTGTGCAAACGATTCAGCCGGCAACTGCACTGCCAACGATTACAGATGCCGTTGTTATTGATGCAACGACGCAACCGGGATATACCGGCACGCCTTTAATTGAAATTAATGGCACGACTGCAGCGGGATTAGATGATGGTATCTTGCAAATCACTGCCGGCAACAGTACCGTGCGGGGATTGATTATCAATCGTGCCGGATTTAGTAATGCTGCAATTTTAA
This genomic window from Microcoleus sp. FACHB-672 contains:
- a CDS encoding TetR/AcrR family transcriptional regulator; its protein translation is MRLFNRQPPSEAQTRTRILQSAQRLFANKGYEGTTTRDLAADAGVAEGTLFRHFSNKKAILVEVATQGWVDILTDLLTELSEMGSYKAVGQVMRRRMLHLRDNADMMRVCFLEAQFHPDLRERIQAEVIGKMTDVAEAFFQTAMDRGVYRQSNPRIVAQVFLGMFAVAGFSQSTLLEEDASPQALLEMAEVLADIFLNGVLNKGE
- a CDS encoding M16 family metallopeptidase translates to MSPIDPFESSRNRQPKSGWQRIIAIIVAMVLLWWGMPPAPAFARTPQTSTQAQSIQPYLDRVIERVNEFTLDNGMKFIVLERHQAPVVSFLTYADVGGANEPEGKTGVAHFLEHLAFKGTTRIGTQNYQAEKPLLDTLDQLAKQIRAAKAAGKEAEVTKLQAEFEKVEAQANSISKQNELGQIVEQAGGVGLNATTSTDATRYFYSFPSNKLELWMSLESERFLDPVFREFYKEKQVVIEERRLRTDNSPIGQMIEAFLDKAYQVHPYKRPVIGYLKDLQNLTREDVQQFYNTYYVPSNITIAIVGDVDSAEVQRLAQVYFGRYKAMPAPPDVELVEPAQTQTQEVTLQLQSQPWYLEGYHRPAMNHPDHVIYEMIGSLLSDGRTSRLYKSLVEEKQLALNAQGFSGFPGEKYPNLMLFYALTAPNHTVDEVAAALSEEIERLKTEPVSAEDLDRVKTQARASVLRSLDSNEGMAELLLEYEAKTGSWRNLFKELEAIAAITPADIQRVAQTTFRPENRTVGRLLPK
- a CDS encoding zinc-dependent metalloprotease; its protein translation is MTKLRATRTRTKPSRVDKMKKLWKFCLFLLHGLFLAILLHGLFLGIAPLARTQTVPAAGLASQPSAWATLAQKVESGTSKEKQKSSALSDLPAVESLVADAEKLEGLFTLYNNQDTGEVFAEISQEQLDKNFLCTVTIESGIGERGIYSGMPVGDYLFYFRRVNKNLHFVIRNVNFRTDPDDPQRRSLERSFSDSVLYSLEIKGFDADRNTLLVDMGELLLGDFPGLSSIFQWVLGTPYELDAEKSYFGSANSFPMNVEIESVYSFSVTEGEENAYLPSLPDSRAFTLRLHYSLSQLNDTNGYRPRLADDRVGYFMTVYKDFSNDYNKDPFVRYINRWHLEKQNPSALISPPKEPIVFWIDNAVPVEYRDSIREGVLLWNKAFEKAGYQNAIDVRQMPDEAEWDPADVRYNTIRWINSLDGAFAMGPSRVNPLTGQILDADIIVDANFVRAIKREYGTLVEQNPSSSSSLFSGVAGNSELCAFNTIARYLPNKEGKTGTPNQAQEMAVLGRLMQSHDLCYGMQSADQFSVGAMSLSLMNNLSPDSSQMKEYVHQFVRSLIAHEVGHTLGLRHNFHASTMLMPQDLNNTTITQSKGLASSVMDYLPVNLAPIGVEQGDYYPAVVGPYDEWAIQYGYQTGPGTAPQDEVRFLEKIAQRAPNSDLAYATDEDIWFDDINPFAHPFDLSGDVLLYSQQQMDNARYMWQRLEKRYLPKGESYNELRVLFNTVFDYYFQQAYFVSQYVGGQSFTRNHAGDPNGRAPFMPVPAAKQRQALATLQTYVFNDNAFNFSPELLNNLAPSRWVHWGNYAPVFRLDYPIYEEISFLQRVVLRVLMHPQRLARLRDAEIKAQPGVSLTLPELFDTLQQGVWTEVMVEGMPVEISSLRRSLQREYLDILTQMVLRQSETPQDARTLAWYKLRQLRESLDTTLAKGAKFDTYTQAHLEETRDRITKTLDAQLQSS
- a CDS encoding M16 family metallopeptidase, with translation MLFVMVFRLPATAQAAKHYTELQFPPLPEIQVPDYTRYELNNGMTVFLMEDRELPLVSGTALFRTGDRFEPAEKVGLAEVMGQVMRIGGTTQHTPDELNRLLEQRAASVETGVDSSTASASFSALSEDLNEVFGLFAEVIRQPVFAPDKLDLAKKQRQGGIARRNDDPDEIAGREFQKLIYGQTSPYARTSEYATINKITRDDLVQFHRQYFHPNNMILGIVGDFDTKQMQALVEKQFGNWPANPQLQVPALPPVSQANKGGVFLVDQPQLTQSYVQMGHLGGQLNSPDYAALSVLNDVLNGFGGRLFNQIRSRQGLAYTVYGFWSPRYDYPGVFVAAGQTRSDATVPFIKAIMGELERIRTEPVTPAELAYAKESTLNSFIFNFADPVQTLSRLMRYEYYGYPEDFIFQYRRAVEATTIADVQRVAQTYLKPENLVTLVVGNAEAIQPSLTSLGNGTKVTGIDITIPEPQS